CATGGCGTTCTTCCAAGAGCGGATCGACAACACGATCATGGCAGCGCTCGAAACGGTTCGCGATCGTGACTTCTTGCGGCTCAGCTACACCGAAGCGGTTGAGATTCTGGAGAAGTCGGGCGAGAAGTTCGAGTACCCGGTGAAGTGGGGCTCCGATCTCCAAGCCGAACACGAACGCTACCTCACCGAAAAGAAGTTCAACGCCCCGGTGATCCTCTACGATTACCCTCGCGGCATCAAAGCGTTTTACATGCGCGTCAACGACGACGGCAAAACGGTTCGCGCGATGGATGTTCTCGTTCCTCGCGTTGGCGAAATCATCGGCGGCAGCCAGCGGGAAGAGCGGCTCGACGTGCTGATCGAGCGGATGAAAGAGCAGGATCTCAATCCCGACGACTACTGGTGGTACCTCGACCTGCGCCGCTTCGGTACGGTGCCGCATGCCGGCTTTGGTTTGGGTCTCGAGCGGATCGTGCAGTTCGTCACCGGCATGGCGAACATCCGCGATGTGATCCCGTTCCCCCGGACGCCCGGCAGCGCGGAGTTCTGAGGAAAATGCGATTTAACACAGAGAGCACAGAGGACACAGAGAGAAAGCTTTAGCCCGCGAATCACGCGAATCACGCGAATAATTTTTGCTGCAAGCGAACGCGATATCGAGTTGACACTAACACGGCAATTATTTCATTCGCGTGATTCGCGGGCTGTCTTTACCGCATTCTCCGTGTCCTCTGTGCTCTCTGTGTTAAAGTAATCCCCGTATTCAAGCAAGTCCCCGAGCCAGCCATGATCCTCGAAGAAATGACCACCGTCGAAGTCGAAGCCGCACTAAAATCGTGCCGCAGCGTCTTCATTCCCTTCGGCGTCATGGAAGCCCACGGCCCGCACTTGCCGCTCTCGACCGACACGATCCAGGCGTACGACGCCGGCAAGCGGGCCGCCCAGCTTGTGCCGCTGTTCGTCGCTCCGCCGATTCCCTACGGTTATTGCCGCAGCCTCGGCGGCCACGATGGGACGATCAGCATTAGCGCGGAAACGCTGCGCTCGCTGGTTCGCGATATCGTCCAGTCGCTCTACCAAACGGGCCTGCGAAACTTCATCCTCTATTCCGGCCACGCGAGCGCGCTGCAAATGGCGGCGATCGAAGAGGCGGCCGAGCGTGTGCTCCGCAGCTGTCCCGACGCGAACGTGGCGATCGTGCTCGAGTACGACGTTCTACTGAAGCGGATGGCCGGCATCATCGAAACGCCCGGCGACATGCACGGCGGCGAAATCGAAACCTCGCGGTTGATGTCGATTTGCCCCGAACTCGTCCGCAACGATTTGCTCCCCGAAGAGAGCGGCCGCGAATCGCCCAAGCCGCTCCTGGTGCGCGACGTGAAACGCTACTGGCCGAGCTCCGTGCTCGGCGCCCCGCGCAAGGGAACGCCCGAAAAGGGCGAACGCCTCGGTAAGATCATCGCCGAGTATCTTGCCGACCTCGTGAAGCGGATGGAAGCCTTCGAGCCCCACTAGCGCCGCGTTTAGCGTTGCAGCGCCATTACCAGCACCGCCAAGATCGGCGCCAGCGCACTGCAGATGGCGAACGTCAAGAACCCGCCCGGCGGCGGCGTCTTCCGAAACCGCAACACCACCGGCAGCAGCAACAGCGAAATCAGCCCAATCGCCGCCGCGCAAAACAGCAGCAGTTGGCTGAGCATTTGCGCACCGCCCAGCCGTGGATTCGCCCGTGCGTACAAGTGAGCCGCCACGGCGGCGATATCGCACAGGAATACCGTCGTCACCGACACGGTCCACGCGACAGTCGCGACCTCGGCGTTGCGCGTGTCCGAAACGCGGTGCTCCAGGTCACGGGCCGAGTTCTGAC
This sequence is a window from Lacipirellula parvula. Protein-coding genes within it:
- a CDS encoding creatininase family protein codes for the protein MILEEMTTVEVEAALKSCRSVFIPFGVMEAHGPHLPLSTDTIQAYDAGKRAAQLVPLFVAPPIPYGYCRSLGGHDGTISISAETLRSLVRDIVQSLYQTGLRNFILYSGHASALQMAAIEEAAERVLRSCPDANVAIVLEYDVLLKRMAGIIETPGDMHGGEIETSRLMSICPELVRNDLLPEESGRESPKPLLVRDVKRYWPSSVLGAPRKGTPEKGERLGKIIAEYLADLVKRMEAFEPH